Proteins encoded by one window of Bacillaceae bacterium S4-13-56:
- a CDS encoding glycosyltransferase family 39 protein → MVIESLKEKKLEAFLLLILFSVVVSRFLYISNYAATWDQVDFALALDWFDLRQMQPHFPGYPYFILGGSLIHQWISDPIEALVILNKIMFTLSIIPMYGLARAYINRVHSLVAVLVWQSLPYGFVLTSLPMSEAMAISIFWWYLWFLDKAILKPTWSNHIILVLIFSVLMGIRISYIPVGVGLVFLWLYELKQNRSKLKIIFMFLLTIVSQFIWIGALIISEGSLENFIELALGFTGGHFSEWGVDINRPIYERIGLTLYHFTWSALSTHNWVLLLVWTLIILRAFLSKNRLGNPFGFCLTLLGVSYFLWVIFGQNVEKARHLAPLLLLLTFWAVIVILKASSKKTISLLLITIMIQSLAGVFLMKEQKEEVPATIQLVEYLDSLDDKKVVYAWEEIRMMDYYKSSFPYKRVYSFPIFANDRLYYKDSTIYLTDHVVNGFKLQGIGVEEHLRKIQSFQSNPLFDQVYYEITLYEWID, encoded by the coding sequence ATGGTGATTGAAAGTTTAAAAGAGAAAAAATTAGAAGCTTTTCTTCTCCTCATCCTTTTTAGTGTAGTAGTGAGTAGATTCTTGTACATAAGTAATTACGCTGCTACATGGGATCAAGTGGATTTCGCGCTTGCGTTGGACTGGTTTGATTTAAGACAAATGCAGCCTCACTTCCCGGGATACCCATACTTTATTCTTGGAGGGAGCCTAATTCATCAGTGGATTAGTGATCCAATTGAGGCTTTAGTCATTCTAAATAAAATCATGTTCACCTTATCGATCATTCCAATGTATGGTTTAGCTAGAGCTTATATTAACAGGGTTCATTCACTGGTAGCGGTCCTAGTGTGGCAAAGCCTTCCCTATGGGTTTGTTTTAACTTCCTTACCAATGTCTGAAGCCATGGCAATAAGTATATTCTGGTGGTATTTATGGTTTTTAGATAAAGCCATTTTAAAACCAACATGGTCTAATCACATCATTTTAGTTTTAATCTTTAGTGTTTTAATGGGGATAAGGATTTCATATATTCCTGTTGGGGTTGGTTTAGTATTTTTATGGCTTTATGAGTTAAAACAGAATCGTTCAAAATTAAAAATCATTTTCATGTTTTTATTAACGATTGTTTCGCAATTTATTTGGATAGGTGCTCTTATTATTTCGGAAGGAAGCTTAGAAAATTTTATTGAGCTTGCATTAGGATTTACAGGTGGACATTTCTCGGAATGGGGGGTAGATATCAATCGCCCCATCTATGAAAGGATTGGGTTGACGTTATATCATTTTACGTGGTCTGCATTGTCTACACATAATTGGGTGCTCCTTTTAGTTTGGACTCTTATCATCTTAAGAGCCTTTCTTAGCAAAAATCGTTTAGGAAACCCATTTGGATTTTGCCTGACTTTACTGGGAGTATCCTATTTTCTCTGGGTCATTTTCGGACAAAATGTAGAAAAAGCTAGACATCTTGCCCCGCTTTTACTTCTTCTAACTTTCTGGGCTGTAATTGTTATTTTGAAGGCTTCAAGCAAAAAAACAATTTCCCTATTATTAATCACTATCATGATCCAATCTTTAGCAGGAGTTTTTTTGATGAAGGAACAAAAAGAAGAAGTTCCAGCTACAATTCAATTAGTGGAGTATTTGGATTCTTTGGATGATAAAAAGGTTGTTTATGCATGGGAAGAAATTAGAATGATGGATTATTATAAATCTTCCTTTCCGTATAAAAGAGTTTATTCATTCCCCATATTCGCTAATGATCGGTTGTATTATAAAGACTCGACCATCTATTTGACGGACCATGTTGTCAATGGATTCAAATTACAAGGAATTGGTGTTGAGGAACATCTTAGAAAGATTCAATCATTCCAATCCAATCCTTTGTTTGATCAGGTATATTATGAGATTACTCTATATGAATGGATAGATTAG
- a CDS encoding FTR1 family protein yields the protein MQVQALLITFREVFEALLIIGIIVTYLKKTNNARYSKYVWLGASLAVLASVGVAMLFQVVFTGFAAMGSEIYLKIGIILVSSLLLTQMVFWMAKHSRDMKANMEGKMDHYISTGNVVGMVIHSFLVVLREGIETVFFFVAITGGNIQNAVEGWGAITGVAIATLLYYLFIKGTMRIPLKTFFKVTGAFIVLIAAGLLVQGISMMQDIGMLGTVMPKVYDITWLLPEHPIDYTHYLRDTGVAPLLSGEIGIFLKAFLGYSSMPSIEEVIAYIGYFVVIYLLVSTNNKSEKTSEGKSQQVSVKNKLTISQVRSSTK from the coding sequence ATGCAAGTTCAAGCTTTGTTGATCACCTTTCGTGAAGTCTTTGAAGCACTTTTAATCATTGGAATTATTGTTACTTATTTAAAAAAGACTAACAATGCTAGATATTCTAAATATGTATGGCTTGGTGCTAGCTTAGCTGTTTTAGCTAGTGTAGGGGTGGCTATGCTATTCCAGGTAGTCTTTACAGGATTTGCAGCAATGGGAAGCGAAATCTATTTAAAAATAGGCATAATATTGGTTTCATCCTTACTACTTACACAAATGGTTTTTTGGATGGCAAAACACAGTCGTGATATGAAAGCCAACATGGAAGGTAAGATGGATCATTATATATCTACAGGAAATGTAGTTGGAATGGTTATTCACTCTTTCTTAGTTGTGTTACGTGAGGGAATTGAAACTGTTTTCTTCTTTGTGGCTATTACAGGAGGAAATATTCAAAATGCAGTAGAAGGATGGGGAGCTATTACGGGTGTCGCTATTGCAACTCTTCTGTACTATCTCTTTATTAAAGGAACCATGCGAATTCCTCTTAAAACCTTCTTTAAAGTAACTGGCGCATTTATTGTTTTAATTGCAGCAGGGTTACTTGTTCAAGGAATTTCCATGATGCAGGATATTGGAATGTTGGGGACTGTTATGCCAAAGGTTTATGATATAACATGGTTGTTACCGGAACACCCAATTGATTATACGCATTATCTCCGAGATACGGGAGTAGCTCCATTACTTTCAGGTGAAATTGGAATATTCTTAAAAGCATTTTTGGGGTATTCATCGATGCCATCTATTGAAGAAGTAATAGCGTATATAGGCTATTTTGTAGTTATATACTTATTAGTTAGTACTAATAATAAAAGTGAAAAAACTTCTGAGGGTAAATCACAACAAGTTTCTGTGAAGAATAAGTTAACTATTTCACAAGTTAGGTCTTCAACCAAATAA
- a CDS encoding glycosyltransferase family 2 protein: MTEQHVIVFLPAYNEEESIAEVIHRIPRNYHPQVKMEVLVIDDGSTDATVLIAKQAGADYIVKQPYNKGLGAAVRTGLKKSFELGADIGVMIDADNEYPPEQIPDLLVPIFEGDADYVMGSRFLGTIKGMKLHRRLGNYFFTFLQSIFLRKWIFDGQSGMRAFSNQAMEHAEIIHDYNYAQVITLNLVRKGFRIKEIPIQYQVRSKGQSFIKFKAYITSVLPAIIRELKRPVKKVNIQRNRHILENPAVRKIENL; this comes from the coding sequence ATGACGGAGCAACATGTAATAGTTTTTTTGCCAGCTTATAATGAAGAGGAATCTATAGCTGAGGTTATCCATCGCATCCCTAGAAACTATCACCCACAAGTAAAAATGGAGGTATTGGTTATAGATGATGGGTCTACCGATGCAACTGTGCTGATTGCCAAACAAGCAGGTGCTGATTATATAGTGAAACAGCCATATAACAAAGGTTTAGGTGCAGCAGTTCGTACGGGATTAAAAAAATCATTTGAACTTGGAGCGGATATTGGAGTAATGATCGATGCTGATAATGAGTACCCACCTGAACAAATTCCGGATTTATTAGTGCCGATTTTTGAAGGTGACGCTGATTATGTTATGGGTTCAAGGTTTTTAGGCACAATTAAAGGAATGAAACTTCACAGAAGATTGGGAAATTATTTCTTTACTTTCCTTCAATCTATTTTTCTTAGGAAATGGATCTTTGATGGACAATCGGGAATGAGAGCTTTCTCTAACCAGGCTATGGAGCATGCTGAAATTATACATGACTATAATTATGCTCAAGTCATAACACTCAACCTTGTACGAAAAGGGTTTCGAATAAAAGAGATTCCTATTCAATATCAAGTAAGATCAAAGGGACAGTCATTTATTAAATTTAAGGCTTATATAACTTCAGTACTACCGGCCATAATAAGAGAACTGAAACGCCCAGTGAAAAAGGTAAATATTCAAAGAAATCGACACATTCTAGAAAATCCTGCAGTTAGAAAAATCGAGAATTTATGA
- a CDS encoding alkaline phosphatase family protein translates to MKSASKFEKFAARCWNLLNEGKPFTPIFVVGTMVLYWLFQLPDLHIVGLGISFLLLLPFIILYFVYDFPLFLRNYLWIPIVVFLLFWNEINITLILFSIGLYFFFTVFFWGTIYYHLRIGTTWLNFTRFWKLVLKNSDSTSGNAQEQLPKFIFLLSLWDYFYVQIYENSFHVGLLQTSIISAFLLFIYAWVLHHFLFDWKPTPYNTYTEDPDTPHKGISDKVIVIVIDGMRKERFAEANTPFLDSLKKNGTEYTNMETVYPARTVVCFSSMFTGTYPFEHGITSNMVWKLGIKVESIFDSLRKVNKKGRLLGIAHLVDSFGDDVDTVTAVMKNDVADQKIMEGARKIITEQDPDLFIVQLISTDQTGHSRGVLYDEYIQKIEEADAHIESFVEWLSEQGKMENTTLIICADHGQADGIGGHGHLDEGERYVPFFMHGPHIKPGQKVEDKHSLVSMAPTIAYLLGAPFPDHSRGKVLVDSFKERTQ, encoded by the coding sequence ATGAAAAGTGCATCTAAATTCGAAAAATTTGCTGCAAGGTGTTGGAATTTATTAAATGAGGGGAAGCCTTTTACCCCTATTTTTGTTGTAGGAACGATGGTTCTTTATTGGCTATTTCAATTGCCTGATCTACATATTGTGGGCCTTGGAATTAGTTTTCTTTTACTATTACCTTTCATTATTCTTTATTTTGTCTACGATTTCCCATTATTTTTAAGAAATTACCTATGGATTCCTATAGTTGTCTTCCTTCTATTTTGGAATGAAATAAATATTACTCTTATTCTATTTTCAATAGGACTTTATTTCTTTTTTACTGTATTCTTCTGGGGTACAATCTATTACCACTTAAGGATCGGAACGACTTGGCTTAACTTTACTCGATTTTGGAAATTAGTTCTTAAAAATAGTGATTCAACCAGTGGGAATGCTCAAGAACAACTACCAAAATTTATATTCTTACTTTCTTTATGGGACTATTTTTATGTTCAAATTTATGAAAATAGCTTTCATGTGGGTCTTCTTCAAACATCAATCATTTCTGCTTTCTTACTTTTTATCTATGCATGGGTACTTCACCATTTCTTGTTCGATTGGAAGCCGACCCCATATAACACATATACCGAAGATCCTGACACTCCCCACAAAGGCATTAGCGATAAAGTAATTGTTATTGTTATTGATGGAATGCGAAAGGAGAGATTCGCAGAAGCAAATACTCCATTCTTGGATTCTTTGAAAAAGAATGGTACAGAATATACCAATATGGAAACAGTTTATCCAGCAAGAACAGTTGTCTGCTTTTCCTCTATGTTCACAGGAACGTACCCATTTGAACATGGAATAACCTCAAATATGGTTTGGAAGCTAGGAATAAAGGTTGAAAGTATTTTTGATTCTTTAAGGAAAGTAAATAAAAAAGGACGTCTATTGGGAATTGCTCATCTAGTAGATTCATTTGGAGATGATGTAGACACGGTAACGGCTGTTATGAAAAATGATGTAGCCGATCAAAAGATCATGGAGGGTGCAAGGAAGATCATTACTGAACAAGATCCTGATTTATTTATTGTACAGTTAATTTCAACAGATCAAACGGGTCATAGCCGTGGAGTTCTTTATGATGAATATATTCAAAAAATTGAAGAAGCCGATGCACATATAGAATCCTTCGTGGAATGGCTTAGTGAGCAAGGGAAGATGGAGAATACAACATTGATCATTTGTGCAGATCATGGACAGGCAGATGGTATTGGCGGTCATGGCCATTTAGATGAAGGAGAACGATATGTTCCTTTCTTTATGCATGGCCCACATATTAAGCCAGGACAGAAAGTGGAGGATAAACACAGTCTTGTATCTATGGCTCCAACTATTGCATATTTATTAGGTGCACCATTCCCAGATCACTCCAGAGGAAAAGTGTTAGTGGATTCGTTTAAGGAGAGGACGCAATGA
- a CDS encoding lysylphosphatidylglycerol synthase transmembrane domain-containing protein, whose protein sequence is MQKQNKLTKNGVKSIKLLTSFLILGLFLFFAWKWADVALLKAGFLFLIQNPFWILAMLLVYGCAFFLRAFAWYLYVNRRISFQVCIHALWYSMFLNHILPIKIGDGVRIAFAMHDRKLSLDEATHSVIVLRLLDLLVLISFSGFGFFYFYGMISNQILLYFSTSIVFLAFLMFFSKKIKIGFVQKHLGMLRSVFYSRKGILIISLTMVSWVLEGIVIYGVSHAFSLELNYFSSVFINSITVAGQVFQILPGGIGTYEAMMTAVLIGREIDGGLAFQIALISHAFKFIFSYLVGIYAIIRSPFHWSELLKNRRGNKR, encoded by the coding sequence TTGCAAAAGCAAAACAAACTTACAAAGAACGGGGTTAAATCAATTAAATTGCTTACGAGCTTTTTGATCCTTGGGCTTTTTCTTTTTTTTGCCTGGAAGTGGGCAGATGTTGCCCTTTTAAAAGCAGGATTCTTGTTTCTCATCCAGAATCCTTTTTGGATCTTAGCCATGCTTCTTGTTTATGGATGTGCATTTTTCCTTAGAGCGTTTGCTTGGTATTTATATGTGAACCGAAGAATTAGTTTCCAGGTTTGCATCCATGCCCTATGGTATAGCATGTTTCTTAATCATATATTACCGATCAAGATTGGAGATGGGGTTCGGATAGCCTTTGCTATGCACGACCGAAAGCTATCTCTAGATGAAGCAACCCACTCGGTTATTGTTCTACGATTATTAGACTTATTAGTTCTAATAAGCTTTTCTGGATTTGGGTTTTTTTATTTTTATGGAATGATTAGTAATCAAATCCTCTTGTATTTTTCTACCTCAATTGTATTTCTTGCTTTTTTAATGTTTTTTTCAAAGAAAATAAAAATAGGTTTTGTCCAGAAACACTTGGGGATGCTCCGGTCCGTCTTCTATTCTAGGAAAGGGATTTTGATTATCTCTCTGACAATGGTTAGCTGGGTTCTTGAAGGAATTGTCATATATGGAGTTAGCCATGCATTCAGCTTAGAATTAAATTATTTTTCCTCGGTGTTTATAAATAGTATAACAGTTGCAGGACAGGTGTTTCAGATCTTACCAGGAGGAATTGGGACGTATGAAGCTATGATGACAGCGGTCCTTATTGGTAGAGAGATAGATGGAGGTCTAGCTTTTCAAATAGCACTCATAAGTCATGCCTTTAAATTTATATTTTCATACCTAGTCGGAATATATGCTATTATACGTTCTCCATTTCATTGGTCGGAACTCCTAAAAAACAGAAGGGGGAATAAAAGATGA
- a CDS encoding NAD-dependent epimerase/dehydratase family protein produces the protein MNILVTGGAGFIGSHLCQQLIRQEHRVIVVDNLHPYYPIEMKKKQLEMIRNVGDFTFHNLDLLEEENVESLFHSEKFDKVIHLAALPGVAYSVEQPDEYVDYDIKATVNVLKYAGKSGVEHVIFSSSSSVYGNQNQIPVTEDMATGVVTSPYAAAKYGAESFCHAFQSLYQFKLTILRFFTVYGPMSRPDMAISIFLDHALNNQPIEVFGRDTARDYTHIEDIVEGIILAFNQKTDNEIYNLGSGQPKTMNELLGYFMEEFPGLKVIKKDHRPGDVKWTWANYEKANREISFSPKVSFEEGIRKTIAKAKQTYKERG, from the coding sequence TTGAACATATTAGTTACAGGTGGTGCAGGGTTTATTGGGAGCCATTTGTGCCAACAATTAATTAGACAAGAGCATCGAGTGATTGTGGTTGATAATTTACACCCATATTACCCTATAGAAATGAAAAAGAAACAATTAGAAATGATTCGTAATGTAGGGGATTTTACGTTCCATAACCTAGACCTGTTAGAGGAAGAAAATGTAGAAAGTCTTTTTCATTCTGAAAAGTTTGATAAAGTTATCCATTTAGCGGCTTTACCAGGTGTGGCTTATTCGGTAGAGCAACCAGATGAGTATGTGGATTATGACATCAAAGCAACGGTAAATGTCCTAAAATATGCTGGGAAGTCAGGAGTAGAACATGTTATTTTTTCATCTAGTTCCTCTGTATACGGAAATCAAAATCAGATACCAGTGACAGAAGACATGGCTACGGGAGTTGTGACTTCACCGTATGCTGCTGCAAAATACGGTGCTGAGTCATTTTGCCACGCTTTTCAAAGTCTCTATCAGTTTAAACTAACCATACTTCGCTTCTTTACTGTATATGGACCCATGAGCAGACCTGATATGGCTATTTCTATCTTTCTTGATCATGCATTAAATAATCAGCCCATTGAGGTATTTGGAAGGGATACAGCACGTGATTATACCCATATTGAGGATATTGTAGAAGGAATTATACTTGCATTTAATCAAAAAACAGACAATGAAATCTACAATTTAGGAAGTGGACAACCTAAGACAATGAATGAGCTTTTGGGGTATTTCATGGAGGAGTTTCCTGGATTAAAGGTAATTAAAAAGGATCACCGGCCAGGTGATGTAAAATGGACATGGGCAAATTATGAAAAAGCAAATCGAGAAATAAGTTTTTCTCCAAAAGTTAGCTTTGAAGAAGGGATTCGAAAAACGATTGCAAAAGCAAAACAAACTTACAAAGAACGGGGTTAA
- a CDS encoding dipeptidase, with amino-acid sequence MSEKALKYLKDNRESLLQKLNEWLSIPSVSTDSVHKEDVKKAAQFAADYLKEIGFEKVEIQETDKHPLVYGEWMGAGEGKPTALLYGHYDVQPADPLELWKSDPFQPEVRDGRLYARGSSDDKGQVFMQLAVFEAYFKTERKLPINIKVCIEGEEEIGSENLYKILHEKKDQFAADFVVISDSGMVESGQPTILYGLKGFTGLEFTVHGPSADLHSGMYGGAIRNPAMAMAHLLTTLKDLDEVVQVEGFYDGVEALSDEERALIKEVPTEDFQKSTDVPETVSEKGYTAKEHTMARPTLEINGIFGGYQGEGTKTIIPSTATAKLTCRLVPGQDPDKVQELLVKHLENHVPAGVRLSVKREPLSAKAYKVDPNHPLIQKAAKSLSKAFGKETVLVRMGGSIPVVEWIDAIYKKPVVLLGFGSPEDRLHSPNESFSLEHFDKGMETLVYFWEEVKK; translated from the coding sequence ATGTCAGAAAAAGCATTGAAATATTTAAAAGACAACCGCGAAAGTCTGCTTCAAAAATTAAATGAGTGGCTTTCTATTCCAAGTGTGAGCACAGATTCGGTACATAAAGAAGATGTAAAAAAAGCAGCGCAATTTGCAGCAGATTACTTAAAGGAAATTGGATTTGAAAAAGTTGAAATCCAAGAAACGGACAAGCATCCTTTAGTATATGGAGAATGGATGGGTGCTGGAGAGGGTAAGCCAACTGCTTTGTTATATGGCCACTACGATGTTCAACCTGCTGATCCCTTAGAATTATGGAAGAGTGACCCTTTTCAACCAGAGGTAAGAGATGGTCGACTTTATGCTAGAGGATCTAGTGATGATAAGGGACAAGTTTTTATGCAATTGGCAGTGTTTGAAGCCTATTTTAAGACGGAAAGAAAGCTCCCAATTAATATTAAGGTGTGTATTGAAGGAGAAGAGGAAATTGGCAGTGAAAATCTTTACAAAATTCTACATGAAAAGAAGGATCAATTCGCAGCGGATTTTGTTGTGATTTCTGACTCAGGGATGGTAGAAAGTGGTCAACCAACTATACTATATGGATTGAAAGGATTTACAGGGCTTGAATTTACTGTTCATGGTCCTTCTGCTGACCTACATTCAGGTATGTATGGAGGTGCCATCCGTAATCCAGCTATGGCTATGGCTCATTTGCTGACTACCTTAAAGGACTTAGATGAAGTCGTTCAAGTAGAGGGATTCTATGATGGGGTAGAAGCATTATCTGACGAAGAAAGAGCCTTGATTAAGGAGGTTCCAACAGAGGATTTTCAAAAATCAACGGACGTTCCAGAAACTGTTTCAGAGAAAGGTTATACCGCGAAGGAACATACCATGGCAAGACCTACTCTTGAAATTAATGGGATTTTCGGAGGGTATCAAGGGGAAGGGACAAAAACGATTATTCCTTCAACAGCTACCGCAAAACTCACATGTCGTTTAGTTCCTGGACAGGACCCAGATAAAGTACAAGAGTTATTGGTCAAACACTTAGAAAATCACGTTCCTGCCGGTGTTCGCTTATCCGTAAAGCGCGAACCTCTATCTGCCAAGGCTTATAAGGTTGACCCTAACCATCCTCTTATTCAAAAAGCTGCCAAAAGCTTGTCAAAAGCCTTTGGGAAGGAAACTGTTTTGGTAAGAATGGGAGGATCTATACCAGTTGTGGAGTGGATTGATGCAATCTATAAAAAACCAGTGGTGCTTTTAGGATTTGGATCTCCAGAAGATCGTTTACATTCTCCAAATGAAAGCTTTTCCTTAGAGCATTTTGATAAAGGAATGGAAACATTAGTTTATTTTTGGGAAGAAGTAAAAAAATAG